aattgtatttatttttttaccaATTTCTGCACCAGGTCCCGCTGTTTccattttgcttatttttctttttttgtttagcgTCTGACAGTGCTGCCAGTGCATTGCAACAGCTGAGTCACTTGGCGTTGCCAGACTATTTAATAGCAAGTCATTCACTCACTGCTTTATAAACAGTGCTGGGCGCGCAGTTCAAATATTAAAGGCACCAATCCAAAATGATGAAGTTGAGAGTTTGATGCCCGTGAAAATACGTTGAAAGGTGCAAATTATGATCAAATTTCAACCGATTAAAGTGGATTGACATTTTTGGGAATACATAGAAAAGATCTTTTGGTAGTTTTCGTGGCAATTCGATTCTTTTGAGCCTACGCAGGTGATGAGAGTTCAGAAAGGTTTTTTTCTCGCAGCTGAAGATGCTTATCAATCAGTTGTTTGGAATACCGTCTTGCGTATGCCTGGTAATAAACTTATTTCTAAACTAATGAATTTCcccaaaattaaataaaccttcaaagcaattttaaattttaaagaattttattcAAGTTAAATATGTAAACACATGTCTCGGAGTTACGGTGTCATCGAAAAGGGGTTAAAAActgaaaagcaaaatgaaaattgtataaattagtaaaagaaaataaatcagaAAAACTTGTGCGAAtcttttgaaaaatttcagtttttttacATATAGTAAAAAAGAGTCAAGGTTCTtcagcaatttgttttatgaagACCGTCATGATTTTATCATCAGAATACGCTAACAGagcaacattaaaaataattgaatactaACCTTTCGTAGTAATAAGAATTCGTTCAGTTCTGAAAATtctgaaataaacttgaaaaaaatatatgcggTGGagttaaatttacatttttttttgttttattcaaaaagaaTAATGctacaaatattgttttcttCCGCTGTGGTGTTGTCCTCACTTAAAACTTCTTGAAGCTCTTCTTGGCGCCCTGACCCTTGCTGACTTTCAAAACATTGAAACGCACGGTCTTTGAGAGGGGACGGCACTCGCCAATGGTGACGATGTCTCCTTGCTCAACATCTCTGCAAAGTAAAGAGATAATCCATGTTAAGTTGACATTGcattgtaaaataaacaataaggCAATCGTTTAAATTTGTcagtatttttacagtatatgTAAAAAGAGTCAAGTTGCTtcagcaatttgttttatgaagACCGTCATGATTTTATCATCATATAGTATCGAATAATTCTCTAATGGCCTGAGTGGAACATACCTGAAGACGGGCGAGCAGTGGACGCTCATGTTGCGGTGACGTTTCTCGAAACGACTGTATTTGCGCACAAAGTGCAGATAATCACGGCGGATGACAATGGTACGCTGCATCTTGGCCTTGCGCACAATGCCAGTCAGGATGCGACCACGGATTCTGACATCTCCGGTCCATGGGCACTTCTTGTCAATGTAGGTGCCATCGATGGCCTGTCGGGTGTAAGAAATGGAGattagttataaaaatatcCTTTTAAAGGCAAACGGGTGGGACTACAAAGGAGCATGCATACCTCACGTGGGGTTTTGAAACCCAGACCAACATCACGGTAACGGCGGAGCACCTTCTTTTTGGTGATGCCGGGTTTCACCTTACGGTTTAGGTTAACACCGAACTGCTTTTGGAAGGCGCGTTCGTTCTGTTTCGTGTTAGCGTTGCATTCGACAAGTTACGTGGGCCGGGTACAAACAACGTGCATGGGAGACGGAGGCGTttcgtttgtgtttgttgttgttgtggtggtggttgtgGATGAAAGGGAAGAAAACGGGGACGCAATATTAGTTacatttgatctgcgactcTTACCTCGGCTGGCGTTTTAAAGCCTAACCCAATACGACGGTGTAAACGTGATTGCTTCTTGCCATTGGCGCGCTTAAGACGCGTTGTTGGCACAGCGTGTTGTTTGCGAAATGCGCGTTCGGTTTGCTAAAACAAAATTTCGAATGTGTTCATTGTGAGACACCAGCGTACACAGCATGCGTACAAGTGTGGTTATGTTGAATACGGATTGCTTTAGCGTAAATTTTGTATCACTCAACGAATGTTGTGCAGTGGTCTCACTGTACAGGaaaatgtgtattttgtttCACAATCCACTTAATTTCACCGTTTACATTGCTTTTATCATTTACTAGCCCAATTAAcgctgtattttatttaatttcgaaCACATTTTTGCTGTCTTACCTGATCAGCCATGTTGGAGCAAGAGGAAAGAAAGAGCACGCGTTAAATTAGAGATGGGCGATATTTCATTACTTGTTACTTGTcaagtattttatggtatctGAATAGTACTTGTGGTTCACCAACAAAAACAGTGACACGCACTCTACGATTATAAATGAATGGTTCGTTTCATAAATAATTGGTTCATTTGCGAAAAGTAAtagttcataaattaaaataattgtaatattagAATCTAAAGAAAGCCGTATCCAAAAccacaataattattaaaatatcgATTAATCAGCAATagagtgcatttattttttggattGTGTAGGTGACAACTCTGCAGTTATTTGTTATCGATATGTCATATACAACAGTGTCACACAGCGCGCACTTTTTAAATTTCGTACATTTTAAGatgtcatattttttttattttttgatttgaaaaatgttttgtcCTTGGTGTCATCCGGGTACTGCAATATTTGTTCAGCTATTGACCTTATGGCTTGCTGACATTgactttgatttttgttgagTGGTAAGATTTGTAGCCATATCCTACTGGCTTGAGTGTCTACTTAAGTGGCTTTCGAAAAATGTCTTTGTGCGTTCTTTTTACGCTGTTTTAGCAGTTTTTTTGTGAGACACACTAAATTCTCCAGAGAGAGCTGCAAGTAATTGCATGCCGTGtattgtactatatatttacattCACGCACAtgccacaaaaagaaaaaaaatgaggattaagaaaaaaataacgcCATAAAAAAGCGCAGTAACTAGAGAAGACAATTTGCCTTGCCGTGAAACGAAGACGCATCTGCAACAACTGACACAGGTCCAAGGCGAAATCAGCTGTGTTGGCGTAGGTATAAGTCCGTTTACCGTTAAACGTCACCGATGGGGACTACCACACTCAGGACAAGGTCCGTGCCCAACCCAGGCTCGACTGCATTTCAATGCCATTGTTGGTGCGGATGTCTGCTGCATAAAATAATCGCCAACTAGCGTTCTCCGCTGACGATGGGTGGTGACCTTAACCTGCACTAGGCTTCGCTAtagcagttgctgttgctctagCTGGTGGGGAAGGAAACTGCTGGCTGATGGGTGTGGCATGCGTATGTGGTTCTGCGCCGAACTGAGCTGTCAAGGCTTTCCCTCGGCCTTACTCGTTGGCAAGGTAACAATGCTGCACAGCTGCAGTGAATCCTTTTGTCGTCCTTTCGTTGAAGGTTTCCATTTTCGTGTTTCGCATATTTTGTAAAAggtaaaacaataaatacgaCTTTTACTCACACATATTTGCTGgatgtttataaaaattcgGAAAATTGTTAAAACTTGTATAGATACAATGAATGAATCAATACATAAGTTGAACAAGGTTGCCAAGATGTTTCTATCGGCTTGACGAGTggaatatgtttatatattcttgCATTCCCAATCTAATTAAAGCAATAGAAATAAACATTGgctaatttgatttaaagaAACCATTTTATAGAGTAAGCTGTTTAATATGTCACattaacaaaagaaataaacatttattttatttatattttatttacatgcaaaacatttaattttgtacatttcaaaatatttccaaCTTAAAAGTTGTTAACTTTACATAGCAAGGGTATTTAAGGTTCGGCTTGCAAAGgaaagtattttgttttcagttgtatgtatgttaattgttgttgttggacaaGTGCTCAACTTTGttgtaaatgaaaaaagtttGATGAGCGAAAGTTTgtgaaatatgccaaatgcaaattgttcaAAATGCGGATGCGGCCATCATTTTGAATTCagtacttaaatatttattataagtattttaaagtCACCTCCCGTCACCCCCTCCGAGCGGGAGAGCGGGCACTTCAaagtaaattaagaaaataatttccTTGGTGCATGAGACAATGACAAAGACGGGAAAAGATAACGGCATTAAGTGTGCAGCTTAACGGTACATTAGGTAAACAGTGTTGTCAACTTTGCTGTCGCAAAGCaaaagtgtttgtgtgtgtgtgtgtagtataCACATAAAACTTTCAAGTGACTGCTATATGGGTGTCAAACCATTGACCCTGTGAAGGAGCTGGGACTAAGGGTTGCCTGGGAGCTCCTTCTTAACCCTTCTGTTTGCATCTCTTCGCATTTATTCGGCTGTATAAGTGTGCGTGCATTTGAAAAGTGACCGAGATAATTTTTGGCATGctttgtttggttttggttttacttttgctgttgctgctcctgtttGGTGGCAGCACCAACAAAACCCTCCCATCTTTTGCTTTTCCACCCGACCCACAGGGACCCGTCCATACAATTTTgatgagcagcagctgtggctgtggctgtgactgtggttgtagctgttgctgttgctggagctgaagctgaagctgtggCTTAGCTAAGGTTTTTGGGGATCTGGGGGCCACTCATCGGGTTTGCttgtatacaacaaataaatttatgcgtCGGATTTCGGGCTTTTAGTACCTTCATCAGAGCAGCAGTCCCACAAACCCGCACAAAATTCCGCAGCCCAGCAATTCAGAGTCAAAAAACAAACGCAACGAAATTATTATGATGCCATGCCTGGGACAGCGGTTTGGGGGCGGGAtgtttctctctgtgttttcgggacattgttgctgctgccatagTTAGGCGTGTACAAGAGTCTGCCCACCTGCTCCACCCTGCCTCCGCACCCCGCTTCAGACAGTCAATGCGCGCCTTTTGTGAAGGGTTGATGCTGTAATTATGCTAATTCCTGTATACACAACATTCTACAAATACACGGACAGATACAGATAAACACGGATAGCACGGACAGCTCAAGGCAACCCAAAGCAACTATTATCCTGGCCCCCTGCCGAATACGTTTAAAGCATAATTTTCCTCAACGGACGTTGTTTAAAGATTGAAACTGTTTAGTCTGCTGTGCCGAAAAGAGACTGTTACACTTGTTTACATATTTTCGGATTTGCCTTTATTTTACTCGTTATCAAATTAACTAATCTCGAAACACCACAGATTTTTCtaataattctaaataaaacttattttattttttttaatattctgtttattatttaaaagtgaattcaattaatataatacaaaaataaaaattgcaaaatgtctcttcatgaattttttgttgacattccaaataacaatcaaattcaaatttaaattgtgcaataataaaattaaattactgttatttatatattaaaatcagTTACTACacatatacaagtattttggcattttatgttcttagtattaaaaaatattacacatGGCGGatacataatattatattagggTATTACATTTcacaaaatgttattttcaTAAGCCATCTTACTCTTTTCATAACAAAAGAGATActtatattctattatttatgaatataataattgggTTAAAACACGATGACGACgccaaatgttatttttaattatgaacatggcaaaaaaaattaaataaactttatgcTCATAGTCAAAATTAAAGTGACTGGGAAATAAATAACAGCCATTGCTTCTTAGGTTATTggttattgtttttgaaaGAACAAAGAATTTCTGCTTTAACCTTCTGCGAAATTGTTTTCTTATCAAGaattcaatcaataaataattaagccTTAGCATTGTTTTCATATCTCTCACCATTGTTACTATGAATCAAACAATAGCAGCCCATTTCCTCATTAATATTCTTCTTCGTGCATCATGGTTAGGATAGCATTATTGTtccatatttaattatatttgtttaattagattcaaattcatttcatatcGGTCATATAAATCTCATTGAAAGGCAATTAAGTACAAATTGACAGTTAAAGCTTAATCATTGTTTCAAATCgcgtattttgttattgtttattttttaatcgcACATTTAATAAGGGGAAATCAGGTTAAATCAGTTACTATCTATGCACATATGATACATACAGTTACAAAATTAAGGATAACACCacttttttatagtttttttttataatataactaATGCTTAAGATGgaaaatttttcaaaactttttaagTTGCCTCCTTATATAAGCTGAAAATGGGATTATATGTTCAgccgattttttttttttaatttttttttaaattattttagctACCTGcttcttaaaatttaaattccagTTCCATCAATATGAAGTAAAGTCTAAATATAGTTCATTTGGCAactaattgaaaacttttgcaccCCAACTGGCCGTGACATAAACACTTTGGGTCGCAACTTCCTTCGTCCATCAGACCGTTTGTCTGTTTTATAGCGGCCGCAGTTGCAGCCAGAGAGAATTACCCTCTGGATATATCAGGCTGTTCATTTGGTTTCTTTAGTGGTCCGTTTTGCTGCTTTTATAGTTTCACAAAATGCCATAAagcggcaaaaacaaaagtaaactTACTCTGTACATGGGGCCTTATACTTTGGCCACGCTGCCTGAACTTGGGCTTCCGCTTTCTTCGACTCTGTTTGCGCAAGACATCCGTTTCCGTCCCAGACTTGCCTCAATTGTGAAAGGTTGGTCATCCATCCGCCACCTTATTCTCTTTCCTTCCACTAATGACAACTTCACGTCCTTTGCGCCTTGTCTAGATTTATAGCCTTTTGCCTGAAAAGGAATTCacattaatttcttaaattgaaCCGTCAGCCATCagaattcatataaataatgtttctGCTTGAGCTACATAATCAAACTGCAAATTGTCTCCCATTTTTCGGGCTAGCTCTTATCTAAATATTTAGTCTAAACACTCTGAATTTATAAAAGTATAGTGCTTTTTGATCTTAATAAAGAATTTCAATCTCAAAACAGTGTTtgactaaaaatatatgtgcTTTTGAAAATTGATGTAACATTAATTTCGAATATATGTTTTATGGtagggtatatttttagtgtaatagtgtattgtattatattgttatactaatttggtatgtttttttacttgtcagataataaaatacagaaaaaacataaaataattaaaatgcatttaagaaaaaaaatgttttgtatttcttttttttaaatggataAAAGCggataatgaaaataaaaaaataatcatttaattttgtaaggTTATTATAAGGTTagaataatcataaaatatatttatgaaaatatttatttaaaattgccacattcttaattttatcatatatataataatttgaaatataatttcaatcaaTACTTTAATCGTGAAATAAGAttgttgtaatttaaatttaaaatttatgacaaaaacctttttaaataatttcttctTTTGAAATTCTTGATTCAAcatcaaaaatacttaaaactgaagattttgatttttgtttgtagAATGTAATTTTGCAAATCTGTGCATGGGAAAGAGAGAAGAATTTtagtttattcaaattgaatatgcAACTGCAGCATTATTTGGGGCAAGCATCTCGATGAGTCAGCGGCACAAGGACAATGGTTGGTTGATGTTTATGGCTCTTGCCTGCTGGCCATGCAACGAATGCATCGATTCGTGGCGCCCCAAAAAAGTACTATTGTGCTGCATGCATCGCATAAGATTTATGAGTTGCATTTATGAGAACGGGAATCGGGAACTTGGCCCAAAAGGGGGTTGAGTTGAGTAATGTGCGTTGTGTAATTGCTGCCATATATCAATTGTTAGCAGCCAATTTGGCGTTCGATATAAAAACGCGTGCGTTGCCCATTAGCACATAATCATTGACAGCCAGAGCAACAACGCGAGGACTCTGGGATCgagattgggattgggattgggattggagTAAAGTTGCGCACATAAAGCGTGGAGCAGTAAAAACGGACGATTGCTTGGGCGCAGTGGCCcgcatatttgtatttgtattgtccTTCGccttgcttttgttgctgttgttattgttgttgttgttgttatcttcATTACATTTCACACACAAAGAAATGGCcatctgtgtgtatgtgtgtgtgtgtgcgccattCCGTGTCCTTCGCTTCAAGGATTTGTTGCAGCTCTCGAggttctgcttttgcttttgcctctgCCAGTCTACgcacttgctgttgctgtcgtgtAATCGCAAATAATCATCCACTTAGCATCATGAAACTTTATGCCAAATGCCCATCCGGCTTTGCTTCACGAGCTTCGAGCATTGAGTCTTCTACTCAAAATGTGGCTGCCTTAAGAGACTCAGGAGTCAGCATAAAGTGCCTGTGTATGGTCGTAATAATGTTTGTTATTGTCGGCAATTGAGACCATGCAAACTGTTTATTGTTTGCTCCTGCTTTGCACTGCTCTGCTCTCCATAAGacatgcaaattgattttacaTAGAACATACGCAAATCTCATCTATGAAGTACAGCTGCACCTTATGAGCattctattcaaatatatgttacatacatGTAGAtgtttatatgcatataaatatatatggtatacaacatatagtatacaattttatacatatatgatatgatgcaaatattttaaatccgcctacttactaggtgTCTGAGTTTCCTTGGCTGCCAATCTGGTATagtttgcactctatggtatattttgaatgcagtactgtATCAGTATAAAGGAgcatttggtgtatttttgtttggaaaataattttggtatattttaaaattaataccagaatctctctttcatttttgttattacagTTATtgagttggtatattttaagaagatTATCGccctatttttattttatttaaaacggGTATCAGGTATCTCGAACTATCAAATTTTACTGTAATATTGCTTATTTTAAACTATGTTAATCACttctaatttcattatttttgctcTGTGAAAAGAATTGAAATACTCTTCAATGGTTTCAAGTTTTCTTAATTTGTCattcataattcataatatgttttttttttcattttttttaataaattcaataaattttaagagatcaaaaaatatttccttaGAAGATTTGGTTTGGGCTGACTTTAGAGGTCTATCCTTCAACTGCTTTCCATATATATgggaatataaaaatataaggTTCTACAAAGAATATACTAAGTAGTTAcgagtattttaattaaacctTCACAATTAAAATCCGTTTACTATATTTGAACATCTATATTTGATTGTTGATTAACAGCAtgatatattgatttattaccATTTCTTTCTTTACTATTTTCCAGCTCTAGCTTTCGAGTTACTTATTTGGCATTCAATCAAGTACAAAaggatttaattaaaatatattcgagCTGAAACTGTGGTTTTCTTATCGCTCAATCGCCCCAGTTCACATTATCAGCGTCCAGCCCACTAATGAAAACCATTTTGTGGCATTCCGCTTCCACTCGATTGCACAGTTTCAGTTTGAAGTGGCGCACGCCCCAGGACTCTAATTTCAATTCCATGTCCAATGCCAATCTCAATCCCTGGCGATGAGCCCTTTGCTGCTGTGGGTAAGTCATTACACAGGGCTCATTATGGTCAAAAATCAGAATCACTTGAATGCAATAGGCTGGAATAATTTGCACTAGAAGGCGATGAGCTCAATGGAGcgttaatgaaataattaacgCATAAATACAAccgaactgagctgagctgagctgagctaagGGGGAGGCTAGAGTTCAAGGAAACTGCCAACGATCTTGGCCAGCAATTTAATGCAGCAACTGCTACAAAGTCATCAATTTTATTCCCTTGGCAGTGAAGGAAGCAGAGAAGCTTGGACGCTCGACTGCTCGGCTGCTCTGCTGAGCCAGCCAAGCATGCaatttctgtttatttatgaGGCCCATGATGGCACCGTGGAAGCCAAGACGACTACGACTGTTGCCCACACTCGGACCCGGACTCGACCCGGACCCGGGAGTCGGGACCAAAAACCATAGCGGAGGCCGGAAGCTTGAGGAAAActtgcaaaataaaacttttccGCTATTTGATTTGTTGGTCACTGGGCAGGACTTGGGtcggaattggaattggaactGTGATTGAGGTGGGGGGTTGAGACTGAGGCCAAAACTAAATCTATTGACCCAAACAGTTAAAAGCTTTAGGCGGACTTCACAAAAATGCCATAGCTGGAAAAGATAGTTGCACATAAAAGTTGccaatgcaactgcaactctaACTAGttcgctgctctgctcttccTCTGCAGTCGCCCACATCCTGGCGAGCTTTTGTTTGTCCGCAGtgcaaaatttacaatttctgGTCCAAGAGCGGCGGAcgctcgttgttgctgctgcaggaTGCGCTAGAAATGGTTGCACTTCCTTTCCGCTGCTTCCTTTCCACAGTTTTTGCctctattttgtatttgcatttgttgccttatgtttaaagttaattttatttgatgacTTAAAATTATAGACTTAATTTCTAAAGTCTTCAATTGTATGTTTAAGAAACTTCTtctagttttgtttttctttaaagttTCCCAATTTATTTGAGATTTCGAGTATTTCTTcggattcatttatttatttatactatatatgaattttatttatttctctccGTCTTCTCTTCTCGAATAAATCTGCAGAATTTTTAAAACGTTTTCAAATGCTATAAAATTATCCTATCTTGTTGtcatttcgttattattttttaaaaaattatacaaatatcacatttcaaaatatgcctACAAAATTTAGATATCTGTAAATACGGTTGCAgttattgttaaaaatttcatggtttcattaaataaatatatacccACAGTTTAGATAGTAAAATTCAGTTAAAGagacattttaattttcaattttaaatgtggcaaatttcaactttttggGGATCGtagtttatttgcatttccattttagGAGCTCCTTATTTGAAAAGCTTCTATTATAGTTAAACATTCAAAACTCACTGATTTACATTTGTTCCTTGCCTTGATGAAGTTCTtaaagtgttgcctactttttggggcaacagttaaatttaaaatttcaatgaaGTTCTtaaagtgttgcctactttgtGGGGCATTCAGTTTATATCACTTTTGTTTCAAGTTCATTAAAGGTAAAAGCAAACTTTCTGTAGTAAATTGATATGAATACGAAATACAGAAAGTCCAGATTGggtttcttttgttgttcaaGTTAATTTCAAGACGAAGAGCAAGATCATGGAAGATGGTTATTTACCAGATTAAAAGGAAACACAGACAGCAGTCAAATAAGGAAAAGAAATTGAGAATGCGCAAGAGAGCAAATAAAGGgatgagaagaagaagacaacgAATTGGCTGTCAGTTGCCATTGGCCTGATGGGTGGGCTGCTCTGCTGTTAGCTGCTTGTTCATATTGTTTCGGCCAAGCTAAATTgatggcaaacaaaattgGGGCAACTGGGGAgcaacattttgattttggccATGTGGTTTCTGTTGCCTTTTTGGCAGGCAGAGAGTAATCGGAGTGAAAGGAAGCTTTTAGCAGATACTTTACGCAAATCCCAAGAGAAAACATTGGCACACTTTGAGACGTTGGCAGGCAtcattaaaagttaaaaaggATTTTCAACGGATTTGCGAGTTTTTCAGCGTACTCGCTCCGAAGGCAAACAGAAGCCATCAATTTGCATTGAACAAAGCGTTGCGAGCGGGTTCCACAAATACATAATGCAGTACATATTTAAGGCAACTATAACTACAAAGCGTATAAGATGCGCTCTCGCTATGTAAAGTAtgcagcaagcaaaaaaaaacaaaaagaggaaaaaaacaaagagctGAACTCAAGTCAGCGACTGTCAAGTAGTCGCATAGTTGTCATTTCCACTGGCACTCGACGTCCTGGCAGGACCTTGAGTTCTCTCTACCCaggctttttgttttgtttaaacttGTGTGGATTAAGCTAAATGCAGaggcaaaagcagaagcagaagcagaagcaaaagcactAGCAGAAGCAGAGGCTACTGGCAATGGCATGCCAAGGTATACAAGTGCCTTCTCCGCATCCATCTTCACCTCCGTTTCGATCTCCTCCTACGTCTCCTCCTTCTCGCATTTGTGCCTTGGGGGCCCAGCGCACACTTCAAGCTAAACATTTCGCCTTCTTGAGTATTTTTATGAGCTGCTTTTTCGTTTACTTACACCTGGtgctttgcttatttttaCCCACACAAACTTTCTCTTGCGCccattttcttttactttcacCTCACCTGCGGCGACATTGAGTAATGACGTTGCAACTCCTCCCGAGGCCAAGCCTCTGCAGAGCGCAATGCGTGGCATCTCGTTGAGCTTCCACAACGTGCACAAAGGTGTCCTTATTTTGCTAGCCCAATTACAACTAATTGAACACCGACTGGCTAGCCTATTAATCAAGAgcaattttcaacttttagcAGCGAATTTGTTACTGATCAAATTACAGCTGTGTGCTGGGTTTAACTACTGCAGTTGGGATGCCATTATTAGCACTTTAAAGGCTGCAGAACTAGGAGAGTTGTAAGGCAACAAATATCTATGGATAATTATCAGTTAGGTT
This is a stretch of genomic DNA from Drosophila albomicans strain 15112-1751.03 chromosome 3, ASM965048v2, whole genome shotgun sequence. It encodes these proteins:
- the LOC117566962 gene encoding 40S ribosomal protein S11 isoform X1 — encoded protein: MADQNERAFQKQFGVNLNRKVKPGITKKKVLRRYRDVGLGFKTPREAIDGTYIDKKCPWTGDVRIRGRILTGIVRKAKMQRTIVIRRDYLHFVRKYSRFEKRHRNMSVHCSPVFRDVEQGDIVTIGECRPLSKTVRFNVLKVSKGQGAKKSFKKF
- the LOC117566962 gene encoding 40S ribosomal protein S11 isoform X2 produces the protein MADQQTERAFRKQHAVPTTRLKRANGKKQSRLHRRIGLGFKTPAEAIDGTYIDKKCPWTGDVRIRGRILTGIVRKAKMQRTIVIRRDYLHFVRKYSRFEKRHRNMSVHCSPVFRDVEQGDIVTIGECRPLSKTVRFNVLKVSKGQGAKKSFKKF